Below is a genomic region from Rhodospirillum centenum SW.
GATGGCGTGGCCCATCATGCCGACGATGCTGTAGTCGATGGCGGGGCCGGTCGCGCCTTCCGGCGGCGCCGGGTAGGAGGCGAGGAACCAGAGCACCACCATGATCGAGAAGATGATCGTGCCGGCGCGGGTCAGGAAGATGCGCGCCCGCTCATAAAGGCCCAGCGCCACGTCGCGCGGGGCCGGCAGGCGGTAGGGCGGCAGTTCCATCAGCAGCGGCTCGCGCACGCCCTTGAAGACGGTGCGCTTCAGCACGAAGGCCACCAGCAGGGCCGAGACGATGCCCGCGGCGTAGAGGATGAACATGACCAGCCCCTCCAGCCCGATCATGCCGCCCAGCACCGTCTGCTGCGGCACGAAGGCGGCGATCAGCAGGGTGTAGACCGGCAGCCGCGCCGAACAGGTCATCAGCGGCGCCACCATGATGGTGGCCAGCCGGTCGGCCCGGTTCTCGATGGTGCGGGTGGCCATGATGCCGGGCACGGCGCAGGCGAAGCTGGAGAGCAGCGGGATGAAGGCGCGGCCGTGCAGGCCGACGCCGCCCATCAGCCTGTCCAGCAGGAAGGCCGCCCGCGCCATGTAGCCGGAATCCTCCAGCAACTGGATGAAGAAGAACAGGATCAGGATCTGCGGCAGGAAGATGATGACGCTGCCGACGCCGGCCAGCACGCCGTCCACCAGCAGGCTGCGCAGCGGCCCGTCCGCCATGTGCGCCGTCACCAGTTCCTGCAGGCCCGTGACGGCGCCGTCGATCATGTCCATCGGCGCCGCGGCCCAGGCGAACACCGCCTGGAACAGCAGGAACAGGACCAGGAACAGGAAGCCCAGCCCGAACACGGGATGCAGCAGCAGCGCGTCCACCCGGCGGGTGACCAGCGGCGGCTGCCCCGGCTTGCGGATGGCGGCGGCCAGGATCGCCTCGACCTCCGCATGGTAGGAGCGCAGATCGTGCGAGGTCGGCTCCACCCAGGCGCAGGCGCCGGTGGCGCGGCCGTGGCTGGTGCCGGCCATCTCCAGCACGGTGTGGTCGATCTGGGCCAGCAGCGCCTGGATGCCGCCGCGGCGCACCGCGACGGTCGGCACCACCGGCAGGCCCAGCGCGGCGGACAGGGCGTCGGTGTCGATCTCGACGCCCAGCCGGTTGGCGGCGTCGATCATGTTCAGCGCCATGACGATGGGCCGACCGAGCTTCTTCAGCTCCAGCACCAGCCGCAGGTTCAGGCGCAGATTCGTCGCATCGGCGACGAAGAGGATGGCGTCGGGCG
It encodes:
- the feoB gene encoding ferrous iron transport protein B: MSATAAIAEPRRLALVGNPNCGKTALFNALTGSRQKVANYPGVTVERKMGQFVTPGGARVEVVDLPGTYSLRARSPDEEVTRDVVLGRFAHEEAPDAILFVADATNLRLNLRLVLELKKLGRPIVMALNMIDAANRLGVEIDTDALSAALGLPVVPTVAVRRGGIQALLAQIDHTVLEMAGTSHGRATGACAWVEPTSHDLRSYHAEVEAILAAAIRKPGQPPLVTRRVDALLLHPVFGLGFLFLVLFLLFQAVFAWAAAPMDMIDGAVTGLQELVTAHMADGPLRSLLVDGVLAGVGSVIIFLPQILILFFFIQLLEDSGYMARAAFLLDRLMGGVGLHGRAFIPLLSSFACAVPGIMATRTIENRADRLATIMVAPLMTCSARLPVYTLLIAAFVPQQTVLGGMIGLEGLVMFILYAAGIVSALLVAFVLKRTVFKGVREPLLMELPPYRLPAPRDVALGLYERARIFLTRAGTIIFSIMVVLWFLASYPAPPEGATGPAIDYSIVGMMGHAIAPVLAPIGFTWQIAVALIPGMAAREVAVAALGTVYALSDTGEGVEQSLAAVLAADWSLPTALALLAWFIFAPQCISTLGIVRRETNSWFWPAVMFTYLTALAYFAAFVTFRVSSALLGG